The genomic interval GTCGAACCCGCAGACTTCCGCCGCAAAGCGAAAAGGGCGCGGATTACGGTGGCCGCTTACGACTCCCCCTATGCGGTTGAAGGCACGCACGGGAGCCAGGGCACACCCCAGGCACAAGGTCTGAGCGTACCCAGCTGATTCGCTGCGGTCAAAACAGATGGACGGCGGCACCCCCGCGGAGGGGTCGATGTCAAGCCCCTACGCCGTGGACGATCTTCGATTTCACCTGGCGCACACATAAGAGCGGCACCTTTGGGCGCTCACCCGGAGGCGAGCCCCACCGCGACCATCAGCGTCATGAGGATCGACCACGCGGCGATCGACAGCCAGCCGAACACGAGCCCGGTCAGCGCGAGCCCGTCGCCGCCCTCTCCTGTCCGCCCGATCTCCGCCCGCGCCGTGTGCCCGAGGATCACCGCCGGAATCCCGGTGAACCCGAAGGTCGGCACACACAGCAGCCCGCACACGGCGGCTCCGACCGCCTTCCCGTTCGCCCGCGGCCGCGGGGCCGGCAGAAACGTCCGCGGTACGGCGGTGACGGGCGCCGGCTGCGGTACGGGCCCGAGCGGCAGATCGGCGACGAGCAGCGCCAGCTCCCCCACGGTCCGCGCGCCGTAGGCCCGCTCCACCCGCTTGTCGAACTCGCCCTTCTCCAGCCGCCCCTCCCCGTACCCGGCCCGCAGGACATCGACGGCCCGCTCACGGTCGGCGTGCGAGGCGAGCATGGCGGAGGCGTTGGGCTGCGGGACGGCGTAGGGGGCGGCGTATCCGGGCCAGGGGCGCGCCACAGGGACGTGCGCGCCGGACCAGGACCCCGCTGCCGGGCCGTCCCTGCCCGGCCCTGACGGTGACTCGTCCTTGCCCTGCCACGGTTGCCACGACGGTTGCGACACAGGAGCACCCCCTGGGCGGTCGAATGCCTCCATGATGCTCCAACGCTCCGATACCGGGACAGGTTCCCGCATCTCTTACGGGAAACGCCCAGCCGGAACCGCCGACGGCGGCGCGTCGGCCATGGCGGCCGATTGTCGCCCGTTGCCCGACCCGCCACTTCAAGTACGTTGACTGGTTGCGGAATCAACGGCATCCGTGCAGGTGAACAAGGGGGCAGGGGATATGGCCGGGGGGCAGGCGCATGCGTGGGACGACGGCGGTTTCGACGACAAGGTGCCGTTCCTCGCCCGTCTGGAGAAGGAGGACCGGGTCGCCCTGCTCGCCATCGGCCGCCCGCTGAACTATCCGGCCCGCGGTGTCGTCATGCGTCAGCACGAACCGTCCACCCATGTGCTGCTCCTCCTGCACGGCTGGACCAAGGTCACGGTGAATGCCGTCAACGGCTACGAGGCCCTGCTGGCTCTGCGCGGTCCAGGAGACATAGTCGGCGAGGGCGCCGCCCTCAGCAGGCGCCTCCGCTCGGCGACAGTCACCGCCCTGGAGCCGGTCGAGGCGGTCGTCGTCGAAGAGAAGCGATTCACCGCCTTTCTCTCGGAGAATGCCCGGGTGGCTCTGAACCTGCTGAGCCTCACCACGGACCGACAGCGCTCCACGGACCGTCGTCGGCTGGAATGGGCCGCGCTGTCGGTGCGCGAGCGGTTGGCTGTCCTGCTGCTGGAACTCGTGCGCACCCACGGCAGACACACGGACGAGGGCATAGAACTCACCATCGGCCTCAGCCAACAAGAGTTCGCGGGCTCGGTCGGCTCCTCGCGCGAGGCGGTCGCCCGGCTCCTCAAGGACCTGCGCAGCCGCAAAGTAGTCATCACCGATCGCCGCCGCATCGTCGTGCTCCGTCCCGACGTGCTGCGCCGCATCGTCGGGGAGAGCGCCGGCTGACCGCATCTGGGCCGCCTGCCCGTATGAGCGGCTCCCGGCCGTACGGGCACGGGCGCGCGCTGTCTGTGCACACGGTCACAGTCGCTCCGTGTCATCGTCCCTCCGCCTAACGGCCCGGGGGCGGCCATCGTGCTGGGCACCGGTCCCACTCGCGAGAGGCAGCCATGACCCAGACCGACCCCGTGTACCGCACCATCCTGCTGTTCGACATCGAGCGGTTCGGCAGGCGCGACAACGTGGAGCAGGCGTATCTCCGCCGCATGCTCTACGACGTCGTCGACGCCACCCTCCTGGCCGCCGGCGTCGACGAGACCTCCCGGCTGCGCGCCGACCGCGGTGACTCCGTCATGGAGCTCATCGACACCCGGATCTCCGTGCCGGCGCTCACCAAGACCCTGCTGTCCGAGACGCCCGCGCTGCTGCACGGCAAGAACCGGCTGATCGCCGAAAGTACCCGGATGCGGCTGCGCATGGTGCTCTCCGCCGGTTACGTCGCCGTGGACGAGCTCGGCGGCTGGGTCGGCCGGGACCTCAACCACGCCGTGCGGCTGCTGGACTCCGACCCGCTGAAGGACGCCCTGAAGGCCCGCGGTGACGACTGCGTGCTGTGCGCGTCCGACGCCATCTATCAGGGAGTCGTGTCCGACGGCCCGCTGGGCGTGCGCCCGGAGGACTTCCACCGCATCACCCTTGACACGAAGGAGGGCCCCACGGTCGCGTGGCTCCACGGCTCGCCCGCGTCGGGTACGACGGACTCGGCCGCCGCGACCGGCACCGGCTCCCCCGCACAGGGTGCAGCCTCCTCCCAGCACAACGAGACCCACGTCGGCGGCGACCACTACGGCCCCAGTGGCGGGACCTCCCGCGACCTGAACTACGACTTCGGCTCCGCCCGGCGAGGCGAGGGCCGATGAACCGGGACGACACGGTCGCCAACCCTGCGGCCCCCACCGACGGAGCCGACCCGGACGCCAAGCAGAAGAAGCAGGACGAGTCCGCCGAACAGGAACAGCAGCGCCAGAAGGCCTGGGACGCCCGCCGGAACCTGATCGACCACGGCCCCGCGTTCGTCATGCCGCTGGCCCGCACCGGCGTCGAACGCGACCTGTTCGGCATCACCGGCGGCACCGTCAAGGGCGATGTGAACTACCACTTCGGCGCACGGCCGGAGCGTTCGGAACACCTCTCCGGAGAGATCCGCCGGGAGCAGATCGAGGAGTTGTCGTACGTCTTCCACACCTGCGCGAGCTTCGACGAGGCGCTGGCCCGGCTGCGCACCGACCGGGTGGTGATTCTGGCCGGCGGACGCGACACCGGCCGGCGTTCGGCGGCCCTCATGCTGCTGACCCGTCTGCGGGCCGAGCGGGTGCGCAACCTGGACCCGCCCGCCTCGCTCGCGGCCCTCCTGGAGCAGCTGGCCGACGGGGCCGGATACGTCCTGCTGAACCTGGCCACCAGTCGCAGCCATCCCCTCCGCGAGCCCCATCTGCTGGGCCTGCGCGAGCGCTTGGAGCGTACCGGCGGCTATCTGGTGATCACGGTCGAACCGTCGGCAGCTCTGGAGGACGTCCCGTTCGTGCGCTGGGAACCTCCCACCGCCGAGGACATGCTGCGCTCCCATGTCGTCCGACACACCGGGGCGGCCGCGTGGGCCGAGCTGTGCGAGCTCACGCCGGTAACCGAGTTCCTGGCGCGGCAGCAACAGCCGGGCGGGATTGAGGAGTTCGCGCGGCTGATCGTCGCCTTCCACCGCGACGAGATCGACGAGGAGAAACTCGCCGCCCACGGTGAGCGGGCCGCCACCACCCAGGTCTCCCGCTGGCTTGGCGACGACAACCGCCCGACCCCGCTGCACGAAAAGGCCTTCCTGATCGCCCTCGCCGTATTCGACAGAGCGCCGTACGCCGTGACCGCCGAACTCGCCGACCTGCTCTACATACGGCTCCAGCGGACGGCCAACCCCCACGAGCCGGCCGAGATCCCGGTCTTCGGCGGCTCGTGTGAGGAACGGCTGCGCCTCGCCCACGCCCGCGGCTACATCGACACCGAGGCCACCGAGTGGGGGCCGCTCGTGGGCCAGTACTTCGCCGCTTTCCGGGACGAGCGCACGGCCCCGCTCCTGTTGAAGGAGGTGTGGAACTTCCACCCGTCCGCCCGGCCGGCACTCGTCAGGTGGATCCAGGAGCTCGCTGGCGACGGCCGCCCCCTGGTCAGGACCCGGGCGGCCTCGGCCACCGCCCTGCTCGCGAACGCCGACCTGTCCTCGGCGATGGCCCTGCTCATCGAACCCTGGGCGGACGAGGAGGAGTTCAACTCCTGGCTGACCGCGGCCAACGCCCTCACCATGGCCCAGCTCCTGGGCGTTCCCGCCGTCTCCCGCATCCTGCACGACTGGTGCACCGGCGACTACGACGGCTTGGAGGGCCGCCGCTGGACGGCCGTGCGCGCCTACGGCCTGCTCGGCCCCGTGTACTACGAACACGCCCTGAACGCCCTGCTGGAGGCCATCCGGGGGCAACGCAGGCAACAGGACCTGGAGGGCGACGAGGACGAGGCCGATGCCTACGCGGAGTTCGTGAAGGAGGAGGCCATCCAGTTCGCGGACGCCCTCGAACTGCTGCTCCTCGCGGTGCGCCGGCCGGTCCTGAGGGCACTCGCCGAACATCTCACCGGCGACCGCGCGGTCCGTGAGTACGCGCTGCTCGCCTTCCTCCATGCCTGCGAGCAGTCCGAAGAGCACAACGACCGCCCCCTGGTCCTTGACTGGTACGCCCAGGCCGCGGCGGCGATCGACGACACCGACGCCCAGCACCTGATCGCGTTCTGGCAGGAGGCGCTGGCCGATCGGGCCCGCACCACGAAGGCGCTGCGCATCCTGCGCGGCTGGGTCCGGGCAGCCGACCGCGACCCGGAGTCCGAGGCGGCC from Streptomyces sp. CC0208 carries:
- a CDS encoding DUF1707 and DUF4190 domain-containing protein, producing MLASHADRERAVDVLRAGYGEGRLEKGEFDKRVERAYGARTVGELALLVADLPLGPVPQPAPVTAVPRTFLPAPRPRANGKAVGAAVCGLLCVPTFGFTGIPAVILGHTARAEIGRTGEGGDGLALTGLVFGWLSIAAWSILMTLMVAVGLASG
- a CDS encoding Crp/Fnr family transcriptional regulator, whose product is MAGGQAHAWDDGGFDDKVPFLARLEKEDRVALLAIGRPLNYPARGVVMRQHEPSTHVLLLLHGWTKVTVNAVNGYEALLALRGPGDIVGEGAALSRRLRSATVTALEPVEAVVVEEKRFTAFLSENARVALNLLSLTTDRQRSTDRRRLEWAALSVRERLAVLLLELVRTHGRHTDEGIELTIGLSQQEFAGSVGSSREAVARLLKDLRSRKVVITDRRRIVVLRPDVLRRIVGESAG